One region of Xylanimonas ulmi genomic DNA includes:
- a CDS encoding helix-turn-helix domain-containing protein has protein sequence MFAIPLGSPERRRARARRSRRPPRAVRRSRAVVYIADHAADPTLTPEGVAAGLGISPRALRRVLGHTALDAAGYIAHARLDLALETLRDPRLAHLSLSVVAARAGYACAADLLRAVRAATGLTPEAYRAQVLDGPRRGDDPTRGESPRRGESQRGESQRGDGPRRAARPPA, from the coding sequence ATGTTCGCGATCCCCCTCGGATCCCCTGAGCGTCGCCGGGCTCGTGCACGCCGCTCGAGGCGCCCACCGCGCGCTGTGCGGCGCTCGCGGGCGGTGGTCTACATCGCCGACCACGCCGCCGACCCCACGCTGACCCCCGAAGGGGTGGCCGCCGGGCTCGGCATCTCGCCACGTGCGCTGCGGCGCGTCCTGGGCCACACGGCGCTCGACGCCGCGGGCTACATCGCGCACGCGCGCCTCGACCTGGCCCTGGAGACGCTGCGCGACCCGCGGCTGGCGCACCTGAGCCTGAGCGTTGTCGCCGCGCGGGCCGGGTACGCCTGCGCGGCAGACCTGTTGCGCGCCGTCCGTGCGGCGACCGGCCTGACGCCCGAGGCCTACCGCGCCCAGGTGCTCGACGGACCGCGGCGGGGCGACGATCCCACGCGTGGTGAGAGCCCGCGGCGCGGCGAGAGCCAGCGCGGCGAGAGCCAGCGCGGCGACGGGCCACGCCGCGCGGCGCGCCCGCCGGCATGA
- the nrdI gene encoding class Ib ribonucleoside-diphosphate reductase assembly flavoprotein NrdI translates to MSTRQVPLYYYSSASGMVRLFAERVCADSGRQALDLGERAVRRSVPDGPWVLITPSYKTGNPDNDTIPEAVRRFLADPVTRRRLAGVIGSGNRNFGRHYQAAARQIAAASGRPMLLEVELQGTRWDVEDARRLLGELDATLAQRVVADPDPAGQRRAGHQDHEGHEPSPDRSSGAHPPAGAAHPG, encoded by the coding sequence GTGAGCACGCGCCAGGTCCCGCTGTACTACTACTCGTCGGCCTCCGGGATGGTGCGTCTGTTCGCCGAGCGCGTCTGCGCCGACTCGGGGCGCCAGGCGCTCGACCTGGGCGAGCGCGCCGTGCGCCGCTCGGTCCCCGACGGGCCGTGGGTGCTGATCACGCCGTCGTACAAGACGGGCAACCCTGACAACGACACGATCCCTGAGGCCGTGCGCCGCTTCCTGGCCGACCCGGTCACCCGCCGCCGCCTCGCGGGAGTGATCGGCTCAGGCAACCGCAACTTCGGGCGCCACTACCAGGCCGCGGCCCGCCAGATCGCCGCGGCCTCGGGCCGGCCCATGCTGCTGGAGGTCGAGTTGCAGGGCACGCGCTGGGACGTCGAGGACGCCCGGCGCCTGCTCGGCGAGCTCGACGCGACGCTCGCCCAGCGAGTCGTCGCCGACCCGGACCCAGCCGGCCAGCGGCGCGCGGGACACCAAGACCACGAGGGCCACGAGCCAAGCCCTGACCGATCGTCGGGCGCACACCCTCCCGCTGGCGCGGCTCACCCCGGCTAG
- a CDS encoding rhodanese-like domain-containing protein — protein MSDITVAPAEGYAGDITPADAWTLLTTDPDAVLVDVRTRREWEQIGVPDVAATGRRAVFTQWVLDDGTPNPAFLTDLQAALADAASTDPKLVFLCRSGQRSVAAARVATAAGVAPSYNVLQGFEGAPGPDGVRNVEGWKAAALPWRETLSDGAPAGAAR, from the coding sequence ATGAGCGACATCACCGTGGCGCCGGCCGAGGGCTACGCCGGCGACATCACTCCCGCCGACGCCTGGACGCTGCTGACCACCGACCCCGACGCCGTCCTGGTCGACGTGCGCACCCGCCGCGAGTGGGAGCAGATCGGCGTGCCCGACGTCGCCGCCACGGGTCGGCGCGCGGTCTTCACGCAGTGGGTGCTCGACGACGGGACGCCCAACCCGGCGTTCCTGACCGACCTGCAGGCGGCGCTCGCCGACGCCGCCTCGACCGACCCCAAGCTCGTGTTCCTGTGCCGCTCGGGCCAGCGGTCGGTCGCGGCGGCGCGCGTCGCCACGGCCGCGGGCGTCGCGCCGTCGTACAACGTGCTGCAGGGCTTCGAGGGCGCGCCCGGGCCCGACGGCGTCCGCAACGTCGAGGGGTGGAAGGCCGCCGCGCTGCCGTGGCGCGAGACCCTCTCCGACGGCGCCCCCGCAGGCGCCGCCCGGTGA
- a CDS encoding O-succinylhomoserine sulfhydrylase, which produces MSAHPVFTGPGADGVALGGSGRGPLPASARLRTLAVRGAHHRTEFHETAEPVFLTQGYVYDSAADAEAAFAGEQQRFVYSRYGNPTVHTFEERLRLIEGPEAEACYATASGMSAVFTTLAALVRSGSRIVSARALFGSTTVIYEEILAKWGVRVDYVDGHVLSQWQEALSRPADVVFFETPSNPMQDLVDVRRVAELAHAAGAVVVVDNVFATPVLQKPLRLGADVVVYSATKHIDGQGRVLGGAILGSREFLEGPVQTLIRNTGPSLSAFNAWVLLKGLETLDLRVRAQNDAALHVALALDGLDGLSAVRYPFLASHPQHDLAVAQQAGGGTVVTFDLAVPAGLDPVEAKRRTFRFLDALRIVDISNNLGDAKSMVTHPATTTHRKLGPQGRAAVGIAETTVRLSVGLEDPADIVDDVEQALAAV; this is translated from the coding sequence GTGAGCGCCCACCCGGTCTTCACCGGCCCGGGCGCGGACGGCGTCGCGCTGGGCGGATCGGGCCGCGGCCCGCTGCCGGCCTCGGCCCGCCTGCGCACGCTCGCGGTGCGCGGCGCCCACCACCGCACCGAGTTCCACGAGACGGCCGAGCCCGTCTTCCTCACCCAGGGCTACGTCTACGACAGCGCCGCCGACGCCGAGGCCGCGTTCGCGGGCGAGCAGCAGCGCTTCGTCTACTCGCGCTACGGCAACCCCACCGTGCACACCTTCGAGGAGCGCCTGCGGCTGATCGAGGGCCCCGAGGCCGAGGCGTGCTACGCGACGGCGTCGGGCATGAGCGCCGTGTTCACCACGCTCGCGGCGCTCGTGCGCAGCGGGTCGCGCATCGTCTCGGCGCGCGCGCTGTTCGGCTCGACCACCGTCATCTACGAGGAGATCCTCGCGAAATGGGGCGTGCGCGTCGACTACGTCGACGGGCACGTGCTGTCGCAGTGGCAGGAGGCGCTCTCGCGGCCGGCCGACGTCGTGTTCTTCGAGACGCCGTCCAACCCCATGCAGGACCTGGTCGACGTGCGCCGCGTGGCCGAGCTGGCGCACGCGGCGGGAGCCGTCGTCGTCGTCGACAACGTGTTCGCGACGCCTGTGCTGCAAAAGCCGCTGCGGCTGGGCGCCGACGTCGTCGTCTACTCGGCGACCAAGCACATCGACGGGCAGGGGCGCGTGCTGGGCGGGGCCATCCTCGGCTCGCGCGAGTTCCTCGAGGGGCCCGTGCAGACGCTCATCCGCAACACCGGCCCGTCGCTGTCCGCGTTCAACGCGTGGGTGCTGCTCAAGGGCCTGGAGACCCTCGACCTGCGCGTGCGCGCGCAGAACGACGCCGCGCTGCACGTCGCGCTGGCGCTCGACGGGCTCGACGGCCTGAGCGCGGTGCGCTACCCGTTCCTCGCCTCACACCCGCAGCACGACCTCGCCGTCGCGCAGCAGGCGGGTGGCGGGACCGTGGTGACGTTCGACCTGGCCGTGCCCGCGGGCCTCGACCCGGTCGAGGCCAAGCGGCGCACGTTCCGGTTCCTCGACGCCCTGCGGATCGTCGACATCTCGAACAACCTGGGCGACGCCAAGTCGATGGTCACGCACCCGGCGACGACGACGCACCGCAAGCTCGGCCCGCAGGGCCGCGCGGCGGTCGGCATCGCGGAGACGACGGTGCGGCTGTCGGTGGGGTTGGAGGACCCGGCCGACATCGTCGACGACGTCGAGCAGGCGCTCGCGGCGGTCTGA